A window of the Callospermophilus lateralis isolate mCalLat2 chromosome 7, mCalLat2.hap1, whole genome shotgun sequence genome harbors these coding sequences:
- the LOC143404200 gene encoding LOW QUALITY PROTEIN: uncharacterized protein LOC143404200 (The sequence of the model RefSeq protein was modified relative to this genomic sequence to represent the inferred CDS: substituted 1 base at 1 genomic stop codon) — protein MEENGASQRESRSFQCFCRLSILDKEPRFLCYTEAENKSQENAENPESQEMEPLTFRDVIIDFSEEEWKCLDPDHSHIQENKYKYKDNEAAFIKTTSITKQQKKFTVEKPYNCKECSKAFNQRSHIIQHERIHTAEKPYKCKECGKAFHQRSHFTQHQRIHTGEKPYKCIECGKAFTVPKSLTIHKRIHTGEKPYKCKECGKAFTVPYRLNVHKRTHTGEKPYICKECGKAFTVRQSLIVHQRLHTAEKQYKCKECGKAFTVLSSLNVHKRSHTGEKPYICKECGKAFTVRKNLIVHQRLHSAEKPYKCKDCGKAFNQRXCLTQHQRIHTGEKPYKCKECGKAFTFLSSLNVHKRSHTGEKPYKCKECGKAFTVPYRLNDHKRTHIGEKPYKCKECGKAFTVLSSLNVHKRSHTGEKPYICKECGKAFTVRKNLIVHQRLHSAEKPYKCKDCGKAFNQRSCLTQHQRIHTGEKPYKCKECGKAFHVRSNLNRHQGIHTGKSQKKCKEYGKAFIGREGLTQHQGSHTYMGKVMQM, from the exons ATGGAAGAAAATGGAGCAAGTCAAAGGGAGTCGAGATCCTTTCAATGTTTTTGTAGGCTTTCCATCTTGGATAAGGAGCCCAGGTTTCTGTGCTACACAGaagctgaaaacaaatcacaggagAACGCTGAGAatcctgaaagccaggaaatggaaCCATTGACATTCAGGGATGTGATCATTGATTTTTCTGAAGAGGAGTGGAAATGCTTGGACCCAGATCA TTctcatattcaagaaaataaatacaaatataagGATAATGAAGCAGCTTTTATTAAAACTACAAGTATtactaaacaacaaaaaaaatttactgTAGAGAAACCATACAACTGTAAAGAATGTagcaaagcttttaatcaaagATCACATATTATTCAACACGAGAGAATTCACACTGCAGAgaaaccatacaaatgtaaagaatgtggcaaagcttttcatCAAAGATCACACTttactcaacaccagagaattcatactggagagaaaccatATAAATGtatagaatgtggcaaagcttttactgTTCCTAAAAGCCTTACTATTCACAagagaattcacactggagagaaaccatacaaatgtaaagaatgtggcaaagcttttactgTTCCATACAGACTTAATGTTCACaagagaactcacactggagagaaaccatacatctgtaaagaatgtggcaaggcTTTTACTGTTAGGCAAAGCCTTATTGTGCACCAGAGATTGCATACTGCAGAGAAacaatacaaatgtaaagaatgtggcaaagcattTACTGTTCTGTCCAGCCTTAATGTTCACAAAAgatctcacactggagagaaaccatacatatgtaaagaatgtggcaaagcttttactgTTAGGAAAAACCTTATTGTGCACCAGAGATTGCATAGTGCAGAgaaaccatacaaatgtaaagattgtggcaaagcttttaatcaaagataatgccttactcaacaccagagaattcatactggagagaaaccatacaaatgtaaagaatgtggcaaagcattTACTTTTCTGTCTAGCCTTAATGTTCACAAAAGATCTCACACGGGAGAgaaaccatacaaatgtaaagaatgtggcaaagcttttactgTTCCATACAGACTTAATGATCACAAGAGAACTCACATTGGAGAGAAACCATAC aaatgtaaagaatgtggcaaagcattTACTGTTCTGTCCAGCCTTAACGTTCACAAAAgatctcacactggagagaaaccatacatatgtaaagaatgtggcaaagcttttactgTTAGGAAAAACCTTATTGTGCACCAGAGATTGCATAGTGCAGAgaaaccatacaaatgtaaagattgtggcaaagcttttaatcaaagatcatgccttactcaacaccagagaattcatactggagagaaaccatacaaatgtaaagaatgtggcaaagcttttcatGTAAGATCAAACCTTAATAGACACCAGGGAATCCATACTGGAAAGagccaaaaaaaatgtaaagaatatGGTAAAGCTTTTATTGGAAGAGAAGGCCTTACCCAACACCAGGGAAGTCATACTTATATGGGAAAGGTAATGCAAATGTAA